A stretch of the Deltaproteobacteria bacterium genome encodes the following:
- a CDS encoding DUF45 domain-containing protein — translation MNSTLLWRDIPVTVRHSQRARRVWIKVHAGKGVEVVLPFRVFGAEVPVILERHGEWIAARLADLAAKGAAPGQDLVPGTVNFPLVDREFTVARETAGRPELRVEGGVVRLWLPPRHETAGVLLLQRWLIAMGQGVLVPLCRDVAAEVGIPIAGVVVRNQVSRWGSCSAAGRISLNAKLLFLSEDLARHVVLHELAHIEHRNHGPRFWACLRRLDPLTDCHETQLRHVWATLPAWSKWRP, via the coding sequence ATGAATAGCACCCTGCTTTGGCGGGACATTCCCGTGACCGTGCGCCACAGCCAGCGGGCCAGACGGGTCTGGATCAAGGTCCACGCCGGCAAGGGCGTCGAGGTGGTTTTGCCCTTTCGCGTTTTTGGCGCGGAAGTTCCGGTCATTTTGGAACGCCATGGAGAGTGGATCGCCGCGCGTCTGGCCGATTTGGCCGCCAAGGGCGCGGCGCCGGGGCAGGATCTCGTGCCCGGGACCGTGAATTTTCCACTCGTCGATCGGGAATTCACGGTGGCGCGCGAGACTGCCGGGCGTCCGGAGCTGCGCGTCGAGGGCGGGGTGGTCCGCCTCTGGCTGCCACCCCGGCACGAAACAGCTGGAGTGCTGTTGCTGCAGCGCTGGCTGATCGCCATGGGCCAGGGCGTGCTCGTGCCCCTGTGTCGGGACGTTGCCGCCGAAGTGGGCATTCCCATTGCCGGGGTGGTGGTCCGCAATCAGGTCAGCCGTTGGGGCAGCTGTTCCGCCGCCGGCCGGATCAGCCTCAACGCCAAATTGCTTTTTTTGTCCGAGGATCTGGCCCGCCATGTCGTGCTGCACGAATTGGCGCATATCGAGCATCGTAACCACGGGCCGCGTTTTTGGGCCTGTCTGCGTCGGCTCGACCCCTTGACCGATTGTCACGAAACGCAACTGCGCCATGTCTGGGCCACGCTCCCGGCCTGGTCCAAATGGCGCCCATGA